A single window of Channa argus isolate prfri chromosome 10, Channa argus male v1.0, whole genome shotgun sequence DNA harbors:
- the urp1 gene encoding urotensin-related peptide 1 produces MLSVALFYLLAVICSARRTHALPLYPDTNLEPQSEFIQKLVSEVEGGMNPAEGEQREVNNLYPLLMQHEGGRDSWNKGDKDSAQHDKFANMVEDLKEAILKLAAADKLRSQGFLRTEQNLPKTNKRACFWKYCVTN; encoded by the exons ATGCTTTCTGTAGCGCTGTTTTACCTCCTGGCTGTGATTTGTTCTGCAAGACGGACACATGCTTTACCTTTGTATCCTGATACCAATCTGGAGCCACAGTCAG AATTCATTCAGAAATTAGTGTCAGAGGTGGAGGGTGGAATGAACCCTGCAGAGGGGGAGCAGAGAGAGGTGAATAATTTGTATCCTCTACTGATGCAGCACGAAGGAGGAAGAGACTCATGGAATAAAG gggACAAAGATTCAGCACAACATGATAAGTTTGCAAACATG gtGGAGGACCTCAAAGAAGCAATTTTGAAGCTGGCAGCGGCTGACAAGCTTCGCTCTCAGGGTTTTCTTAGAACAGAGCAGAActtaccaaaaacaaacaaaagag CTTGTTTCTGGAAATACTGTGTGACGAACTAG
- the c1galt1c1 gene encoding C1GALT1-specific chaperone 1: protein MLSEGGSFMKGVIMGSLFCLALSFLGSFNPSIKPETEDHHHHHVKAPSKDELKHFTDSQIQELSNQVRVYCIIMVQPKNLVYWATAVDTWSKHCDNPVFYTSESSKALEAVDLNEKDDWARLRKALKHAYENAGDLRWFFVAQPTTFAIIENLKYLVLTRDPSEPFYLGKAMKSGELEYVAYDSGIVLSYEALKRLVHVFQEEDKCPERGRALWKLSEDKQLAVCLKYKGVFAENGEDAHGKGLFNSKTVDSLIKDSMRDNPNNVVQGCCSDVAVTFNGMSPNQMQVMMYGVYRLRPYGHDFHDSLVFYPPEDSDND from the coding sequence ATGTTGTCTGAAGGAGGATCTTTCATGAAAGGGGTGATCATGGGAAGCCTCTTCTGCTTGGCGCTGTCTTTCCTGGGGAGTTTCAACCCAAGCATTAAGCCTGAAACAGAAgatcaccatcaccatcatgtCAAGGCCCCCAGTAAAGACGAGCTAAAGCACTTTACTGACAGTCAGATACAAGAGTTGAGCAATCAAGTCCGGGTGTATTGCATCATAATGGTCCAGCCCAAGAACCTTGTTTACTGGGCTACGGCGGTTGACACCTGGAGCAAACACTGTGACAACCCTGTGTTTTATACTTCAGAGTCGTCTAAGGCACTTGAAGCAGTAGACCTGAATGAAAAAGATGACTGGGCGAGGCTGCGCAAAGCTCTGAAGCATGCTTATGAAAATGCTGGAGACCTGCGCTGGTTCTTTGTAGCACAACCCACCACGTTTGCCATCATTGAGAACCTGAAATACCTGGTGCTTACAAGGGATCCCAGTGAACCTTTTTATCTAGGAAAGGCTATGAAGTCAGGGGAGCTTGAGTATGTGGCCTATGATAGCGGCATTGTTCTTAGCTATGAAGCTCTGAAAAGGCTAGTGCACGTGTTCCAGGAGGAAGACAAATGTCCAGAAAGAGGACGTGCTCTGTGGAAACTAAGCGAGGAcaagcagctggctgtctgtctAAAATATAAAGGTGTCTTTGCAGAGAACGGCGAGGATGCACACGGAAAAGGGCTGTTTAACAGCAAGACTGTCGACAGCCTGATAAAAGACAGTATGAGGGACAACCCCAATAATGTGGTGCAGGGCTGTTGCTCTGACGTGGCCGTCACATTCAACGGGATGTCACCAAATCAAATGCAGGTTATGATGTATGGTGTTTATAGACTCCGTCCTTATGGCCACGATTTTCATGACTCTTTGGTATTTTACCCTCCTGAAGATTCAGACAATGACTAA
- the mcts1 gene encoding malignant T-cell-amplified sequence 1: MFKKFDEKENVSNCIQLKTSVIKGIKNQLLEQFPDIEAWLNHIMPKKDPVKIVRCHEHIEILTVNGELLFFRQREGPFYPTLRLLHKYPFILPHQQVDKGAIKFVLSGANIMCPGLTSPGAKLYPAEVDTVVAIMAEGKQHALCVGVMKMSAENIEKVNKGIGIENVHYLNDGLWHMKTYK; encoded by the exons atttgatgagaaagaaaatgtgtcaaactGTATCCAGCTGAAAACTTCAGTCATCAAAGGCATCAAAAATCAGCTGTTGGAACAGTTTCCAGACATTGAAGCATGGCTCAATCACATAATGCCAAAAAAGGACCCTGTCAAAATAGTGAGATG CCATGAACACATAGAAATTTTGACAGTAAATGGAGAGCTGCTTTTCTTCAGACAGCGAGAAGGACCATTTTATCCAACCCTCAGACTGTTGCATAAAT ATCCCTTCATTCTTCCACATCAGCAAGTAGACAAAGGGGCCATTAAATTTGTCTTAAGTGGAGCCAACATTATGTGTCCTGGGCTAACATCACCAGGCGCTAAACTCTACCCAGCTGAAGTGGACACTGTGGTT GCCATAatggcagagggaaaacaacaCGCACTTTGTGTTGGTGTTATGAAGATGTCTGCAGAAAACAT agaaaaagtcAACAAAGGAATTGGAATTGAGAACGTTCACTATCTCAATGATGGATTGTGGCACATGAAGACGTATAAATGA